In Phormidium ambiguum IAM M-71, one DNA window encodes the following:
- a CDS encoding ABC transporter permease translates to MSSARSSSVVRSFQFVGDKLLKFVPSQDTALYVLKRLLQALLTLLLASALSFAIIQLAPGSYLDTLRQNPKISPERIEELKMQFGLDKPLIVQYFLWLWGIISRGDFGLSFAYQRPVSELLWERVPATLWLAIASLIVTWGIAIPLGIIGAVHQNRLLDKVLRVISYAGQAVPTLVMGLLLLTFVQNISPLFPVGNMTSINHAELTPLGKVLDIAWHSFFPVLALSITGFAGLQRITRGELLEVLRQDYIQTARAKGLPENRVIYIHALRNAINPLITLLGFEFAGLLSGSFIVENFFNWPGLGRLILQAVTAKDLYLVMASLMLGAVMLILGNLLADLMLKSADPRIKLENLN, encoded by the coding sequence ATGAGTTCTGCTAGGAGTTCTTCAGTTGTTAGAAGCTTTCAATTTGTGGGGGATAAATTATTAAAATTTGTTCCTTCACAAGATACAGCTTTATATGTGCTGAAGCGATTGTTGCAGGCATTGCTAACACTTTTATTAGCATCAGCTTTAAGTTTTGCCATTATCCAATTAGCGCCGGGAAGTTACCTGGATACTTTACGCCAAAATCCCAAAATTTCTCCCGAAAGAATCGAAGAACTAAAAATGCAGTTTGGGTTGGATAAACCTTTAATTGTGCAATACTTTTTGTGGTTGTGGGGAATTATTTCGCGGGGTGATTTTGGCCTGAGTTTTGCTTATCAGCGTCCAGTTTCGGAATTGTTGTGGGAAAGAGTTCCGGCTACGCTATGGTTAGCGATCGCTTCTTTAATTGTAACTTGGGGAATTGCTATTCCTCTAGGTATTATTGGCGCAGTTCACCAAAATCGTTTGTTAGATAAAGTCTTGCGCGTCATTAGTTACGCCGGACAAGCAGTTCCAACTCTAGTAATGGGTTTATTGCTACTAACATTTGTCCAAAATATCTCACCCTTATTTCCCGTAGGAAACATGACCAGCATTAATCATGCTGAACTCACTCCTTTGGGTAAAGTATTGGATATTGCTTGGCATTCATTTTTTCCTGTCCTAGCTTTAAGTATTACTGGATTTGCAGGTTTACAACGCATTACTCGTGGTGAATTATTGGAAGTTCTGCGCCAAGATTATATCCAAACTGCACGCGCCAAAGGTTTACCAGAAAATCGTGTAATTTATATTCACGCTTTGCGAAATGCTATTAACCCCTTAATTACTTTATTGGGTTTTGAATTTGCTGGATTATTAAGTGGTTCTTTCATTGTAGAGAACTTCTTCAATTGGCCTGGTTTGGGACGTTTAATTTTACAAGCAGTAACAGCAAAAGACCTTTATTTAGTCATGGCGAGTCTGATGTTAGGCGCAGTCATGCTAATTCTCGGTAATCTTTTGGCTGATTTAATGCTAAAAAGTGCCGACCCCCGAATCAAGTTGGAAAACCTTAATTAG
- a CDS encoding APC family permease, which translates to MSRRTDYSFPDQRLVASSSASPKQALAFTDAIALIVGIVIGAGIFETPALVAANAGSPPLIIFLWLIGGAVSFLGALCWAELATTYPHTGGNYYYLRRAFGKNVAFLFAWARMTVIQTGSIVLLAFVFGDYASQLFKLGNYSSSIYAAIAIISLTALNIFGVQQGKKAQNLLTLAKVVGLILVIICGLFFTLPVEEAANLSNKTSGSWGLSMIFVLLTYGGWNEAAYISAELQNVRQNMVRSLLFSIGIITVIYLLINFAYLQGLGITDMANSQAVAADLMRRAIGQPGAIFLSLLIAISTLGAINATIFTGARTNYALGQDFSVFSFLGKWQNKNSTPVNALIVQCAIALFLVLLGTLTRKGFQTMVDYTAPVFWFFFLLTTFSLFILRWREPQTLRPFQVPFYPITPIIFCLICGYLLYSSLAYTGVGSLVGVAMVIVGAPILIRHNRQQV; encoded by the coding sequence ATGAGCAGACGCACGGATTATAGCTTTCCAGATCAACGTTTGGTGGCAAGCTCATCGGCTTCCCCAAAGCAAGCGTTAGCATTTACGGATGCGATCGCACTCATTGTGGGTATTGTAATTGGTGCGGGTATTTTTGAAACTCCGGCTTTAGTTGCTGCTAATGCGGGGAGTCCGCCTTTAATAATTTTTCTGTGGTTGATTGGTGGCGCAGTATCTTTTCTTGGTGCTTTGTGCTGGGCAGAATTAGCCACAACTTATCCCCATACTGGAGGCAATTATTATTACCTGCGTCGGGCTTTTGGTAAAAATGTTGCTTTCCTATTTGCTTGGGCAAGAATGACGGTAATTCAAACTGGTTCAATTGTTTTGTTAGCTTTTGTTTTTGGTGATTATGCTAGCCAGTTATTCAAGTTAGGTAATTACTCGTCATCTATTTACGCAGCAATTGCCATCATAAGTTTGACAGCCTTAAATATTTTTGGAGTTCAGCAAGGAAAGAAAGCGCAAAACTTATTAACCTTAGCTAAGGTTGTGGGTTTAATATTAGTAATAATTTGCGGTTTGTTTTTCACTTTACCTGTAGAAGAAGCGGCAAATTTGAGTAATAAAACCTCTGGATCTTGGGGGTTGTCGATGATTTTTGTGTTGCTGACTTATGGTGGTTGGAATGAAGCGGCGTATATTTCCGCCGAGTTGCAAAATGTGCGACAAAACATGGTGCGATCGCTTTTATTTAGCATTGGCATAATTACCGTCATTTACCTATTAATCAATTTCGCTTATCTGCAAGGCTTAGGAATTACAGATATGGCGAATTCTCAAGCAGTAGCAGCAGATTTAATGCGACGGGCAATTGGCCAACCAGGAGCAATATTTCTCAGTTTATTAATTGCAATTTCGACTTTAGGTGCAATTAACGCCACCATTTTTACAGGCGCGAGAACTAACTATGCGTTAGGGCAAGATTTTTCCGTGTTTAGTTTTCTTGGGAAATGGCAAAATAAAAACAGCACCCCAGTCAACGCCTTAATCGTGCAATGTGCGATCGCTCTTTTCCTAGTTTTATTAGGCACTTTGACACGCAAAGGCTTTCAAACAATGGTCGATTACACTGCCCCCGTTTTTTGGTTTTTCTTCCTCCTCACCACATTTTCCCTATTCATTTTACGTTGGCGCGAACCACAAACACTTCGACCATTTCAAGTACCTTTCTACCCAATTACCCCAATAATTTTTTGCTTAATTTGTGGCTATTTACTCTACTCCAGTCTTGCTTACACAGGAGTCGGATCTTTAGTAGGAGTAGCAATGGTAATTGTTGGCGCACCAATATTAATTAGGCATAATCGTCAACAAGTTTAA
- a CDS encoding SAM-dependent methyltransferase, translating to MQLQSIKFLLIASLSVSGLLFAGCTQTTQKNDQANAEVAQQTPNINLELTTPKKDVPFVPTPEVVVAEMLKQAKVNQKDVLYDLGSGDGRIVITAAQKFGTRGVGIDIDPALVKKSQENAQKAGVADKVKFLQQDLFQTDLSEATVVTLYLLPDVNLKLRPKLLSELKPGTRVVSHNYDMGDWKPENVVRIKGPRYEHTVYSWVVPKEIPENLRPTTGSTPSAVPTTK from the coding sequence ATGCAGTTACAATCCATTAAATTCTTACTGATTGCTAGTTTAAGTGTGAGTGGTTTATTATTTGCTGGATGCACTCAAACCACCCAAAAAAACGACCAAGCAAATGCAGAAGTAGCACAACAAACACCCAATATTAATCTCGAATTAACCACACCAAAAAAAGACGTGCCTTTTGTACCTACACCAGAAGTAGTTGTAGCAGAAATGCTCAAACAAGCAAAAGTTAATCAAAAAGACGTACTTTACGATTTGGGTAGTGGTGATGGCAGAATTGTAATTACAGCTGCTCAAAAGTTTGGCACCAGAGGTGTAGGAATAGATATCGATCCAGCGTTAGTCAAAAAAAGTCAAGAAAATGCTCAAAAAGCTGGAGTAGCAGACAAAGTAAAATTCTTGCAACAAGACTTATTTCAAACCGATCTTAGTGAAGCAACAGTAGTCACACTTTACTTGCTTCCTGATGTAAATCTCAAACTGCGACCCAAGTTACTTTCCGAATTAAAACCAGGTACAAGAGTTGTTTCGCACAACTATGATATGGGTGATTGGAAACCTGAAAATGTCGTAAGAATTAAAGGCCCAAGATATGAGCATACTGTCTATTCTTGGGTAGTTCCGAAAGAAATCCCGGAAAATTTACGCCCTACTACCGGAAGTACTCCATCAGCAGTTCCTACTACTAAATAA